The Streptomyces nigra genome includes the window GCGTGCTGACGACCACGGTCTTCGCCGCCTTGTCGTGCAGGCCCTGCTTGTAGGGCCGGTCGAAGAAGCTCCAGCCGCCGGCGATCGCGGTCCAGATGCAGGCGCAGCAGAAGGCGAACGGCACCCACAGCACCAGCGAGCGGATCAGCGTGGTCTGCACGGAGGGTGTGGCCCCGTTGTCCAGGTTGGCGACCCTCAGATGCAGCAGCCTCTTGCCGAGCGTCTGGCCGGTCCGGGAGATCATCACCGTGTCGTAGCCGACGAACAGCACGGCGGCGACCAGCGACTGGGCGAACGACTTGCCGTACTGCACCTTGTCGGTGTCGACGTCGTACTCGGTGATCCCGAAGCCCCAGGTGATCAACCAGACGACGACCGCCACCAGGAGCAGGTCGATGAGGCGGGCCAGTGTGCGCTTGCCGCTGTCGGCGAGCGGCGGCATCCCGGCCAGCGGGTCGGCGGGCCCGCCGCCGCCCCCGTACGGGTCACCGCCGTAGGGACCGCCACCGTAC containing:
- a CDS encoding RDD family protein, whose product is MSSEPPPGQQPPPDDDPFRKQPPPGDTGGPSGGQPPPPPPGGEGGGPYGAPPPPPPGGGGPYGGGGPYGGGPYGGDPYGGGGGPADPLAGMPPLADSGKRTLARLIDLLLVAVVVWLITWGFGITEYDVDTDKVQYGKSFAQSLVAAVLFVGYDTVMISRTGQTLGKRLLHLRVANLDNGATPSVQTTLIRSLVLWVPFAFCCACIWTAIAGGWSFFDRPYKQGLHDKAAKTVVVSTRG